One Frankia alni ACN14a DNA window includes the following coding sequences:
- a CDS encoding SAM-dependent methyltransferase — protein sequence MSEAEAGTTGTRWFTPVAAEVRPADLNTGVPHPARMYDYYLGGKENFPADRETAEQAIAAFPNTRNAARQNRAFLVRVVRHLVGEVGIRQFLDIGTGIPTSPNLHEVAQGIAPDTRVVYADNDPIVLAHARALLASTAQGRTAYLDADIRDPERILASAELRDTLDLTKPVALSLIAIFHFIDDVDDPYGIVRRLVDALPSGSYLALTNATGDHDPTFEPAAETYRRRGVTMRLRNRAEVERFFDGLELSDPGVQVVHRWRPDTTTEDLTDAQVSVYGAIARKP from the coding sequence ATGAGCGAGGCCGAGGCGGGTACGACCGGGACGCGCTGGTTCACGCCGGTGGCGGCGGAGGTCCGGCCGGCGGATCTGAACACCGGCGTGCCGCACCCGGCCCGGATGTACGACTACTACCTCGGCGGGAAGGAGAACTTCCCCGCCGACCGGGAGACCGCCGAGCAGGCCATCGCCGCGTTCCCGAACACCCGCAACGCCGCTCGGCAGAACCGCGCGTTCCTCGTCCGGGTCGTGCGCCACCTCGTCGGCGAGGTCGGCATCCGCCAGTTTCTCGACATCGGCACCGGCATCCCCACCTCGCCGAACCTGCACGAGGTCGCCCAGGGCATCGCGCCGGACACCCGCGTCGTGTATGCGGACAACGACCCGATCGTCCTCGCCCACGCCCGGGCGCTGCTGGCCAGCACGGCACAGGGCCGCACCGCCTACCTCGACGCCGACATCCGCGATCCCGAGCGCATCCTGGCCTCCGCCGAGCTGCGCGACACCCTCGACCTGACGAAGCCCGTCGCGCTCTCCCTCATCGCGATCTTCCACTTCATCGACGACGTGGACGACCCCTACGGCATCGTCCGCCGGCTCGTCGACGCACTGCCGTCCGGCAGCTACCTCGCGCTGACGAACGCGACCGGCGACCACGACCCGACGTTCGAGCCGGCCGCGGAGACCTATCGGCGCCGCGGCGTCACGATGCGCCTGCGCAACCGCGCCGAGGTCGAGCGCTTCTTCGACGGCCTGGAGCTCAGCGACCCGGGCGTACAGGTCGTCCACCGCTGGCGCCCCGACACCACCACCGAGGACCTCACCGACGCGCAGGTCAGCGTCTACGGCGCCATCGCCCGCAAGCCCTGA
- a CDS encoding NIPSNAP family protein: protein MPTEPAVITGADLGAAEQAVRYELATLHFGLAEGGQAAAGVLPWVEGEGARGRLLGCWQTEHGPLGRLFVLRSFDDDGELAAERTRARLSAAPFGAGPGSVVTDLSLASFAPFPYVPPVRPGEFGRVYEIRDYHLRPSGLAPTIEAWRGALPARHVIDPLTVVMYALDGPARIIHIWPFAGLDERVEIRRDLAARGIWPPAGAPEQILDAQSIMAWPTDFSPLH, encoded by the coding sequence GTGCCGACCGAGCCCGCCGTCATCACCGGAGCCGACCTGGGCGCCGCCGAGCAGGCCGTCCGCTACGAGCTGGCCACGTTGCACTTCGGTCTGGCCGAGGGCGGGCAGGCTGCCGCGGGGGTGTTGCCCTGGGTGGAGGGCGAGGGCGCGCGGGGTCGCCTGCTCGGCTGCTGGCAGACGGAGCACGGTCCGCTCGGCCGGCTGTTCGTCCTGCGGTCGTTCGACGACGACGGCGAGCTCGCGGCCGAGCGGACCCGGGCCCGACTGTCCGCCGCCCCGTTCGGCGCCGGGCCCGGGAGCGTCGTCACCGACCTCTCCCTGGCGAGCTTCGCGCCGTTCCCGTACGTTCCCCCGGTCCGCCCCGGCGAGTTCGGCCGGGTCTACGAGATCCGCGACTACCACCTGCGCCCCAGCGGCCTGGCGCCGACCATCGAGGCCTGGCGCGGGGCGCTGCCCGCCCGCCACGTCATCGACCCGCTGACCGTCGTCATGTACGCGCTCGACGGCCCGGCGCGCATCATCCACATCTGGCCGTTCGCCGGCCTGGACGAGCGGGTCGAGATCCGCCGCGATCTCGCCGCCCGCGGCATCTGGCCCCCGGCCGGGGCGCCGGAGCAGATCCTCGACGCCCAGTCGATCATGGCCTGGCCGACCGACTTCTCCCCCTTGCACTGA
- a CDS encoding nitroreductase family protein gives MDAETLLTTTRSVRRKLDLDRPVEPEVLTDCLRIAQQAPAAGMLRSNLRWIVVRDQALREKIAAPVREVGRESQAKYGHLVDARTLASGKYLLDTLHRIPVLVVPCMQGRPGGENGELSAFYGSVYPAIWSFQLALRARGLGSTMVGYHLIGREREVADILGIPADVTQVSMLAVAYTTTNTFQPAAWPPVEDITYHDGWGRPA, from the coding sequence GTGGACGCCGAGACCCTGCTCACCACCACCCGTTCGGTCCGCCGCAAACTCGATCTGGACCGGCCGGTGGAACCCGAGGTCCTGACGGACTGCCTGCGCATCGCCCAGCAGGCCCCGGCCGCCGGCATGCTGCGCTCGAACCTGCGCTGGATCGTGGTCCGCGACCAGGCCCTGCGGGAGAAGATCGCGGCGCCGGTCCGCGAGGTGGGCCGGGAGTCCCAGGCGAAGTACGGGCACCTGGTCGACGCCCGGACGCTCGCCTCGGGGAAGTACCTGCTCGACACGCTGCATCGCATCCCGGTGCTGGTCGTGCCGTGCATGCAGGGCCGCCCCGGCGGCGAGAACGGGGAGCTGTCCGCCTTCTACGGCTCGGTCTACCCGGCGATCTGGAGTTTCCAGCTCGCCCTGCGCGCCCGCGGCCTCGGCAGCACCATGGTCGGCTACCACCTGATCGGCCGCGAGCGGGAAGTCGCCGACATTCTTGGCATCCCCGCCGACGTCACCCAGGTCTCGATGTTGGCCGTCGCCTACACGACGACCAACACCTTCCAGCCCGCCGCCTGGCCCCCGGTCGAGGACATCACCTACCACGACGGCTGGGGCCGCCCGGCCTAG
- a CDS encoding TetR family transcriptional regulator codes for MPRQTLSRQTVLDAALRLADEGGLPGLTMRRLAAELGVEAMSLYNHVANKRDLLDGIAARVYESIALPDPALAWDERLRLLGNGTFAAFAAHPVVARAVVAGQADPRSVRALRVFDAFFGALLDAGLDEPTAVRRYRSLAGQLFGAVLVQTASPAGAQADQADLLDDWSRTAARSEQLPHLRVILPVMAADECRPDFGPELDLFIDGLRPARRAPPTPAR; via the coding sequence GTGCCGCGTCAGACCCTGAGCCGGCAGACGGTTCTCGACGCCGCGCTGCGGCTTGCCGACGAAGGCGGCCTGCCCGGTCTGACGATGCGCCGGCTCGCGGCCGAGCTCGGGGTGGAGGCGATGTCGCTGTACAACCACGTCGCGAACAAGCGCGACCTCCTGGACGGCATCGCGGCGCGCGTCTACGAGTCCATTGCGTTGCCCGATCCCGCGCTCGCCTGGGACGAGCGGCTGCGACTGCTGGGCAACGGCACGTTCGCGGCGTTCGCGGCCCATCCGGTCGTCGCCCGGGCGGTGGTCGCGGGCCAGGCCGACCCGCGATCGGTCCGCGCGCTGCGCGTCTTCGACGCGTTCTTCGGCGCGCTTCTCGACGCCGGGCTCGACGAGCCGACCGCCGTGCGCCGCTACCGGTCGCTGGCCGGGCAGCTGTTCGGCGCGGTCCTGGTTCAGACGGCAAGCCCGGCCGGAGCGCAGGCCGACCAGGCCGACCTGCTCGACGACTGGTCGCGCACGGCGGCGCGCAGCGAGCAGCTACCGCACCTGCGGGTCATCCTGCCCGTCATGGCTGCCGACGAATGCCGTCCTGACTTCGGCCCCGAGCTCGATCTCTTCATCGACGGCCTCCGCCCGGCCCGCCGAGCACCCCCCACCCCCGCGCGCTGA
- a CDS encoding UGSC family (seleno)protein, with the protein MTGLVQGVRRATVARTVAELAALLGSEGGTLALSAVDESAGTVALSFSLNDADCGDNCALPPDQLRRVVETRLRRALPGLTAVRIDDSRQPVSAGAGGLAGAGGVAPAGPAPSSITVLDPTGGVVPGDADPGPDLGSLRGRRIGVRVDVLWQAWDQTVDEWIAELERAGAVVTTWRRAQGLKGAEGERRQAEYDAFVGGVDAVISGLANCGSCTSWSVKDGLNALNRGLPTVVAVTEHFVGLARTLAADNGRPGLRLVELPSSLNTLPEEQVRAHARSSFPALLDAIGAVVR; encoded by the coding sequence ATGACGGGCCTGGTGCAGGGCGTGCGGCGCGCCACGGTTGCGCGAACCGTCGCCGAGCTCGCCGCGCTGCTGGGCAGCGAGGGCGGCACGCTCGCGCTCAGCGCGGTCGACGAGAGCGCCGGCACGGTGGCCCTGTCGTTCAGCCTCAACGACGCGGACTGTGGGGACAACTGCGCCCTGCCGCCCGACCAGTTACGGCGGGTGGTCGAGACTCGGCTGCGCCGCGCCCTGCCCGGCCTCACGGCGGTGCGCATCGACGACTCCCGCCAGCCGGTCTCCGCCGGCGCCGGCGGCCTTGCCGGTGCTGGCGGTGTCGCGCCCGCCGGCCCGGCGCCGTCATCGATCACCGTGCTGGATCCCACCGGCGGCGTCGTGCCCGGTGACGCCGACCCGGGGCCGGATCTCGGCTCGCTGCGGGGCCGGCGCATCGGGGTGCGGGTCGACGTCCTGTGGCAGGCCTGGGATCAGACCGTCGACGAGTGGATCGCCGAGCTGGAGCGGGCCGGCGCGGTCGTCACGACGTGGCGGCGTGCCCAGGGGCTCAAGGGCGCCGAGGGTGAGCGCAGGCAGGCGGAGTACGACGCCTTCGTCGGCGGCGTCGACGCCGTCATCTCCGGCCTGGCGAACTGCGGCTCGTGCACCTCGTGGAGCGTCAAGGACGGCCTGAACGCCCTCAACCGCGGGCTGCCCACGGTCGTCGCGGTCACCGAGCACTTCGTCGGCCTCGCGCGCACCCTCGCCGCCGACAACGGCCGGCCGGGCCTGCGCCTGGTCGAGCTGCCCTCGTCGCTGAACACCCTGCC